The Mangrovimonas cancribranchiae nucleotide sequence TATATTTGCTATATAGAACTAAATTCTTAGTTGATAAAATGAAACAACTTACCAAGGCAGAAGAAGAGATTATGCAAATTCTGTGGCAATTACAAAAAGCCAATGTAAAACAGGTTATAGAGCAATTACCCGAACCAAAACCTGCTTACAATACAGTATCGACTATAATACGAATATTAGAAAGTAAAGGAATTGTGAGTCATGATAAAAAAGGAAAAGGTCATGTGTATTTTCCTGTGCTTAAAAAACAAGATTATAG carries:
- a CDS encoding BlaI/MecI/CopY family transcriptional regulator; the protein is MKQLTKAEEEIMQILWQLQKANVKQVIEQLPEPKPAYNTVSTIIRILESKGIVSHDKKGKGHVYFPVLKKQDYSNQSLNTLVENYFHGSFKSMVSFFVKKNDISLSELESVLKEINKDN